From one Amaranthus tricolor cultivar Red isolate AtriRed21 chromosome 17, ASM2621246v1, whole genome shotgun sequence genomic stretch:
- the LOC130804438 gene encoding LOW QUALITY PROTEIN: protein DETOXIFICATION 56 (The sequence of the model RefSeq protein was modified relative to this genomic sequence to represent the inferred CDS: inserted 5 bases in 4 codons; deleted 3 bases in 3 codons; substituted 3 bases at 3 genomic stop codons), which produces MGYGLIWFKSLLTLALALTSNIIIRHVISKLRRQQGTAIPLXINLTVFTRQANTIAVLGRLGELQLVGGALGFTFANVTGFSILNGLXGAMEPICGQAYGAKSFMILHRTLFMATPLLLLATILICTLWLNMGKILPLFRQQKDMVTMAQRYLLYMLTXXWDQEVKKWRSLLSLYGPCCLTACLEWWCYEILVLLTRRLPNAKEAVGVIAIVLNFNXLLFSVMLSPSVGASTRXSSELRANKPEAAYKSAYVSLLTTAFSGCMGARVMVXYRKWWGPLLSHNKEVIKGVMKMMVMAMIEQANFPWKVSGGIFRGTARPWLGTNASLGIKSNKGNPGRTLGVHRGINLLDFAIGVHSKNNWVDEARKAQGRAS; this is translated from the exons ATGGGATACGGTCTTATTTGG tttaagtcCCTTCTGACTCTTGCCTTGGCCTTGACAAGCAATATTATAATACGACATGTTATTTCCAAGCTAAGGAGGCAACAAGGGACTGCAATCCCAC ATATTAACTTGACAGTGTTCACTAGGCAGGCAAATACAATTGCCGTCTTGGGAAGACTTGGCGAGCTCCAACTGGTTGGAGGAGCTCTAGGGTTTACATTTGCCAATGTTACCGGTTTCTCGATCCTAAATGGCT TGGGAGCCATGGAACCGATATGTGGGCAAGCATATGGGGCC AAAAGCTTCATGATCCTTCATAGGACCCTCTTCATGGCAACTCCTTTGTTGCTTCTAGCCACCATTCTAATCTGTACCCTTTGGTTGAATATGGGCAAGATTCTTCCGCTTTTCAGGCAACAAAAGGACATGGTGACAATGGCACAAAGGTATCTTTTATATATGTTAACCTGAT GATGGGACCAGGAGGTCAAGAAGTGGCGTTCTTTGCTAAGCTTATATGGTCCGTGCTGCCTAACAGCCTGCCTAGAGTGGTGGTGCTACGAGATCCTTGTCCTCCTCACCAGGCGGCTTCCCAATGCTAAGGAAGCAGTT GGGGTGATTGCAATTGTGCTCAACTTTAACTAATTGCTCTTCTCGGTTATGCTCTCACCCTCTGTCGGTGCATCTACCA TGTCCAGTGAACTCAGGGCAAACAAACCAGAAGCAGCTTACAAGTCTGCTTACGTGTCACTACTTACTACGGCCTTCTCGGGGTGCATGGGGGCCAGGGTCATGGT TTATCGCAAATGGTGGGGCCCTCTGCTAAGTCATAACAAGGAAGTGATCAAAGGGGTAATGAAAATGATGGTTATGGCTATGATTGAACAGGCAAACTTTCCATGGAAAGTTTCTGGAGGGATTTTCCGAGGAACAGCAAGGCCATGGCTTGGTACTAATGCAAGCCTTGGAATCAAAAGTAATAAAGGTAACCCTGGGAGGACTCTTGGGGTTCACAGGGGGATCAATCTGCTTGATTTTGCTATTGGTGTCCATAGCAAGAACAATTGGGTAGACGAGGCACGCAAGGCTCAAGGACGTGCCTCTTAA
- the LOC130804262 gene encoding ATP-dependent Clp protease ATP-binding subunit CLPT2, chloroplastic-like isoform X1, whose protein sequence is MAASAHSLYRIHFQIPEFTKPKTSSNRNSIPFISLSSLSSQSSILGTFALSFLHPSSRLTHVSPFSSKSRHICATIAFSLPTGTSERVLGDKVPKWSWRAIKSFAMGELEARKLKYPTTGTEALLMGILIEGTGLASRFLREHGITLTKVREESIKLLGKGDLYFFSPEHPPLTESAQKALDWALKHKLKSGENGEITTIDLLLGVWSEEESAGHRILAALGFDDQKAQKLQSFSSKPGFDEG, encoded by the exons ATGGCTGCCAGTGCTCATTCTCTCTATAGAATTCACTTCCAAATCCCTGAATtcacaaaacccaaaacctcttCCAATCGTAATTCAATTCCCTtcatttctctctcttctttgaGTTCACAATCTTCAATTTTAGGAACATTTGCTCTCTCCTTCCTCCACCCTTCTTCAAGATTAACTCATGTATCTCCATTTTCAAGTAAATCTCGCCATATTTGTGCTACTATTGCCTTCAGTCTTCCCACAGG GACTTCAGAGAGGGTTCTTGGTGATAAAGTTCCCAA GTGGTCATGGAGGGCTATAAAATCGTTTGCTATGGGTGAATTGGAAGCTAGGAAGCTCAAGTACCCTACAACTGGGACTGAAGCCCTTCTTATGGGTATACTTATTGAAG GAACTGGGCTTGCTTCAAGGTTTTTAAGGGAACACGGAATCACACTCACAAAGGTCAGAGAGGAAAGTATAAAATTATTAGGAAAAGGCGATTTGTACTTCTTCAGCCCAGAGCATCCCCCTCTGACAGAATCAGCTCAAAAAGCACTTGATTGGGCTTTGAAACATAAGCTGAAATCTG GTGAAAATGGAGAAATTACGACTATTGATTTACTTCTTGGCGTATGGTCTGAAGAGGAATCAGCTGGTCACAGGATATTGGCTGCACTAGGATTTGACGATCAGAAAGCTCAAAAGCTTCAATCATTTAGTTCCAAGCCTGGCTTTGATGAAGGGTAA
- the LOC130804262 gene encoding ATP-dependent Clp protease ATP-binding subunit CLPT2, chloroplastic-like isoform X2, with protein MAASAHSLYRIHFQIPEFTKPKTSSNRNSIPFISLSSLSSQSSILGTFALSFLHPSSRLTHVSPFSSKSRHICATIAFSLPTGTSERVLGDKVPKWSWRAIKSFAMGELEARKLKYPTTGTEALLMGILIEEDKQSNILCCWPSRLENLVVITVCQWNWACFKVFKGTRNHTHKGQRGKYKIIRKRRFVLLQPRASPSDRISSKST; from the exons ATGGCTGCCAGTGCTCATTCTCTCTATAGAATTCACTTCCAAATCCCTGAATtcacaaaacccaaaacctcttCCAATCGTAATTCAATTCCCTtcatttctctctcttctttgaGTTCACAATCTTCAATTTTAGGAACATTTGCTCTCTCCTTCCTCCACCCTTCTTCAAGATTAACTCATGTATCTCCATTTTCAAGTAAATCTCGCCATATTTGTGCTACTATTGCCTTCAGTCTTCCCACAGG GACTTCAGAGAGGGTTCTTGGTGATAAAGTTCCCAA GTGGTCATGGAGGGCTATAAAATCGTTTGCTATGGGTGAATTGGAAGCTAGGAAGCTCAAGTACCCTACAACTGGGACTGAAGCCCTTCTTATGGGTATACTTATTGAAG aagataagcaatcaaacatTTTATGCTGTTGGCCTTCGCGATTGGAAAACTTAGTAGTGATTACTGTATGTCAGTG GAACTGGGCTTGCTTCAAGGTTTTTAAGGGAACACGGAATCACACTCACAAAGGTCAGAGAGGAAAGTATAAAATTATTAGGAAAAGGCGATTTGTACTTCTTCAGCCCAGAGCATCCCCCTCTGACAGAATCAGCTCAAAAAGCACTTGA